Proteins from one Methylocystis echinoides genomic window:
- a CDS encoding polysaccharide biosynthesis/export family protein, giving the protein MSYNGRTCNASQDWREFSALREISLGNLNKMKEILMALWHIALSCAWMMVSILSATATEASSQYLLGPQDRLTIRVYDLRRNTGEAYPWSALTGEFSVGADGTVSLPLIGQIKANGGTTADLADAIGAALKRAADLAEKPAASVEVLTHRPYYITGAVQQPGKYEYQPGLTVLQAVSTAQGLMRGIDPRVARRDVVISRGELRALSIERVTLMSKQARLEAEISGADAITVGGELKAFAKKVDIDQAIRVEQLLFESHRKSVQAETSAIEQSISAFRNEIAALENKSKALDRQLELSRGELNLVNDLVARGLAISPRKLAAEQSQTAFESSRLDVQVALLRAQQSLTRAERDIIELKGKARREALTESAETRSKLNQNAEKLRTTERLVSDSELDMPGVLGVKNGPVAPQFEITRRSGGNTSSWIAQENSVVEPGDVVRVLLLGDQNTKADDMPTLPSLRHPTDANSPNQDATPSTGAIHKSAEGVGR; this is encoded by the coding sequence ATGTCGTATAATGGTAGGACATGCAATGCATCTCAAGATTGGCGAGAATTTTCGGCGCTGCGTGAAATCAGTCTTGGAAATTTGAACAAAATGAAGGAGATTTTGATGGCCTTGTGGCATATTGCCCTGTCTTGCGCTTGGATGATGGTCAGCATACTTTCAGCTACGGCTACAGAAGCTTCAAGTCAGTACCTGCTTGGCCCACAGGATCGCCTGACGATCCGTGTGTATGACCTACGCCGCAATACCGGCGAGGCGTATCCTTGGAGCGCTCTTACAGGTGAGTTTAGCGTTGGGGCAGACGGTACTGTTTCGCTACCCTTAATCGGACAGATTAAGGCCAATGGCGGCACCACGGCTGATTTAGCGGACGCGATTGGTGCCGCACTCAAACGAGCTGCCGATCTTGCAGAAAAGCCAGCTGCCTCAGTTGAGGTTCTCACGCATCGGCCATATTATATCACTGGGGCAGTTCAGCAGCCCGGTAAGTATGAGTATCAGCCCGGCCTTACGGTTCTACAGGCTGTAAGCACCGCACAAGGGCTTATGCGTGGTATAGATCCACGTGTCGCGCGACGCGATGTCGTAATATCTCGTGGAGAGCTGCGAGCATTGTCCATAGAACGCGTTACGCTTATGTCTAAGCAGGCCCGACTGGAGGCCGAGATTTCTGGAGCAGATGCGATCACGGTAGGTGGTGAACTCAAAGCTTTTGCTAAGAAAGTAGATATAGATCAGGCCATTCGTGTAGAACAACTCCTGTTCGAGTCGCATCGGAAGTCAGTTCAAGCCGAGACATCAGCAATCGAGCAATCGATTAGCGCATTTAGAAACGAAATAGCTGCCTTAGAAAACAAGTCAAAAGCGCTGGATCGACAGCTCGAGCTCAGCCGTGGCGAACTGAATTTGGTCAACGATCTGGTCGCAAGAGGCTTAGCGATTTCTCCGCGAAAACTTGCCGCCGAGCAAAGTCAAACCGCTTTCGAGAGTAGCCGACTCGACGTCCAAGTTGCGCTACTTCGAGCTCAGCAGAGTCTCACCCGAGCTGAGCGAGACATCATCGAGCTCAAAGGCAAAGCTCGTCGGGAGGCCCTTACAGAATCTGCGGAAACGCGGTCAAAACTGAACCAAAATGCCGAGAAACTGCGGACAACCGAACGGCTAGTGTCAGACTCAGAGTTGGATATGCCTGGTGTCTTGGGGGTTAAGAATGGGCCAGTCGCTCCCCAATTCGAGATTACTCGTAGAAGTGGGGGTAATACGAGCTCCTGGATTGCTCAAGAAAATTCGGTAGTCGAGCCCGGTGACGTAGTTCGAGTTCTTCTCCTGGGCGATCAGAATACTAAAGCCGATGACATGCCAACCTTACCTAGCCTACGCCACCCAACGGATGCCAACAGCCCAAACCAGGATGCCACGCCATCCACGGGCGCAATTCACAAGTCGGCTGAAGGCGTGGGCCGCTAA